In the genome of uncultured Methanobrevibacter sp., the window TTTTCTAATAAAATGAGTTTGGAAGAATATTGGATAAGCACTGGTAGAAAACTTAAATTCATCCGACGTTTACCTAATAAACACGGTAAAAATGGAGGTGTTCAATATTGGGTGGGTCCTTCTGATACTTCTTTAAGGACAAGTAATTGGACAGATATAGAAGTTTCTCAAATTGCTAAAGATTATGATTTACCTTTTGAAAATCCAAAAAATGTTGATTTAATTAAAACAGTGATTTCTGCATTTAGTGGTAATTCTTTCACTGTTTTAGATTTCTTTTCAGGATCTGCGACTACAGCTGATGCTGTTTTTAGACTAAACTTAGAAGATAATGGTAATCGTAATTTTATTATGATTCAATTACCTCAAAACACATCAGATAATTCTGATGCTAGAAAAATGGGTTTTAATACCATTTGTGATGTTGGTAAAGAGAGAATTAGATTGGCTGGTAAAAGAATTGTGGACGAGAACTGTGATGAAGAAAGAGTAGATACTGGATTTAAAGTATTTAAATTAGATTCAAGTAATTTTAAAAAATGGGCTCCTGACTATGAAAATCTTGAAAAAACTTTAGATGATTTCGCAGATAATATTAATGAAGTAGATAGAACTTCAGAAGACTTAATTTATGAAATCATGCTTAAATATGGTATTGATTTGACTTTACCAATAGAAGAATACGATGCAGGTGAAAATAAGATATATTCAATTGGATTTGGTGCTTTATTAATCTGTCTAGATAATAAAATAACCAAAGACATAACTGATTCAATTATAGAGTTAGCTTCAGAAGATGTAAGTAGAGTTGTCTTTAAGGATAATGGATTTGCTTCTGATGCTGATAAAACTAATATTAAAGAAACTTTAAGAACACATGATATAGATGAATTTATAACTATTTAGGTTGGATTATATGAAAGAAACCACATTAACTGGAGAAAGTAAGGATATTCTTAATGAAAATATTGAAACTTTAAAAGAATTGTTTCCTGAGATAGTTTCTGAGGATAAAATTGATTTTGATAAATTCAAAACAATTTTTGGTGGAGAAATTGATGATTCAAGTGAAAGATATTCTTTTACTTGGCCAGGTAAGACTCAAGCTATTAAAGAGTCTCAAAAACAATCTAATGGAACTTTAAGACCTTGTAAAGAAGAATCTAAAAATTGGGACACAACTAATAATCTTTATATTGAAGGAGACAATTTAGAAGTTCTTAAATTACTTCAAAAAGGTTACTATAATAAGGTTAAAGCTATTTATATAGATCCTCCTTATAATACAGGTAAAGATTTTATTTATACAGATAATTATAAAGATAATTTAGAAAATTACTTAAAAATTTCCGGACAAGTGGGTGATGAGGGTAATCCTACACACACACACACACACACACACCGTTAAATTAAGTTCAAATACTGAAACTAGTGGCCGTTACCATAGTTCTTGGTTATGTATGATGTATCCTAGACTTAAATTAGCTAGGAATTTATTAAGGGATGATGGAATTATTTTTATTAATATTGATGATAATGAAGTTGAAAATCTAAATAAAATTTGTGATGAAATTTTTGGAGAAGAAAATTTTGTTGCAAAATTAGTTTGGACTAATAAAGAAGGAGGAGGCAGTTCAGATTCTAAATTATTTAAGATAAAACATGAATATATTTTAGTTTACTCAAAAAACATTAGTTTAATAGAAATTAAGGGAATTCCTGTACATGATGTTGAAAGATATTCTGGGAAAGATGAATATTTTGAGACAAGAGGTCCATTTCAACTTATTAAATTAGATAGTGCTAGTTTAACATATTCTGATTCACTAAATTATCCTTTAGAATGTCCTGATGGAACTTTTGTTTATCCTAGCAATAGTAAGGAAACAAAGAGTATTTGGAGATGGAGCCCTAAGAAAGTTAAATGGGGTATAGAAAATGGATATGTTGAATTTAAAAAGAAGAATAATATTTGGAATGTTTACACAAAACAGTATTTGAATGCAGATAATGAGGGAAATATTATTTCTAGAACGAATAGGCCTGTAGGTATAATTGATCAATATTCTAGTACAAAATCATCAAAATATTTACAGCAATTATTTGGTAATAAGATATTTGATTATTCA includes:
- a CDS encoding DNA methyltransferase, which codes for MKETTLTGESKDILNENIETLKELFPEIVSEDKIDFDKFKTIFGGEIDDSSERYSFTWPGKTQAIKESQKQSNGTLRPCKEESKNWDTTNNLYIEGDNLEVLKLLQKGYYNKVKAIYIDPPYNTGKDFIYTDNYKDNLENYLKISGQVGDEGNPTHTHTHTHR
- a CDS encoding site-specific DNA-methyltransferase, whose translation is MRVILHTHTHTHTVKLSSNTETSGRYHSSWLCMMYPRLKLARNLLRDDGIIFINIDDNEVENLNKICDEIFGEENFVAKLVWTNKEGGGSSDSKLFKIKHEYILVYSKNISLIEIKGIPVHDVERYSGKDEYFETRGPFQLIKLDSASLTYSDSLNYPLECPDGTFVYPSNSKETKSIWRWSPKKVKWGIENGYVEFKKKNNIWNVYTKQYLNADNEGNIISRTNRPVGIIDQYSSTKSSKYLQQLFGNKIFDYSKPYELIKYLMELSITENSIILDFFSGSSTTAESLLGFNNENSTKNNFIMVQLPEFIKENSNAYKEGYKNICEIGKERIRRAGDKIIQESGNKNLDIGFKVFKLDSSNLEKWDPDYDNLEQSLLVSQDNIKPDRTQEDLIYEIMLKYGIDLTLPIEEYDTGENKIYSIGFGALLICLDNKITKDITDSIIELASEDVSRVVFKDNGFASDADKTNIKETLRTHNIDEFITI